The proteins below are encoded in one region of Paenibacillus albus:
- a CDS encoding ABC transporter ATP-binding protein has protein sequence MFQFKWLWHNLKGDRVKYIIALFLSVVGSSLTIINPYIGQRIVDHFIAGDGAAQHLSTERGLLIGLVLGMVGFSLLRTSLSYFTTLMYERTSQNILFRVRVYLYNKIQGQDMRYYDRNRTGDLMTKMTGDLEMVRHSLAWIIKTIIESLTVFAAAVVYFFFIDAELTLWLLVLSPPICIVAFIFARRVRPMYVDLREKLSQLNTTTQENIAGNRVVKAFAREDFEIEKFTEKNVNYSKANKAAALVWLDYFPYLEIFSQAFLVILVLVGGLFVMDERITFGEFSAFSALIWGLSNPMRTIGIVINDIQRFFASLSKIIEVYYASPDIVNEHNAVAKKRYHGYIKFENVSFKYDSTTVLENINFSVDPGETIAIMGATGSGKTTLINLIPRFYDVSRGRVLVDGIDVRKLELDELRSNIGVATQDVLLFSDTIDGNIAFGDPDMPEEDVTKFAKLAAAHDFIRKMPESYNTIVGERGVGLSGGQKQRIALARAIAVQPPILILDDTTSAVDLETEEHIQKSLRELEFPCTKIIIAQRVSTTAKADRILIIEGGRIIEEGTHAELLEKRGYYYDVFMLQNEGIGREAMMKYGKK, from the coding sequence ATGTTTCAGTTCAAATGGCTATGGCACAATCTGAAAGGGGATCGGGTTAAGTACATTATCGCACTATTCTTGTCCGTTGTAGGATCATCGCTTACCATTATTAATCCGTACATCGGGCAGCGCATCGTGGATCACTTTATCGCTGGTGACGGCGCGGCGCAGCATCTGAGCACGGAACGCGGACTCTTAATCGGCCTTGTACTTGGCATGGTCGGCTTTTCCTTGCTAAGAACAAGTCTGTCTTATTTCACAACGCTGATGTATGAGCGCACCTCGCAGAACATTTTGTTCCGTGTCCGGGTGTATCTGTACAACAAAATCCAAGGCCAGGACATGCGCTACTACGATCGAAACCGTACTGGCGATCTGATGACCAAGATGACCGGCGACCTAGAGATGGTGCGTCACTCCTTGGCATGGATCATTAAGACGATCATCGAATCGCTGACGGTATTCGCAGCGGCTGTCGTTTACTTCTTCTTCATCGACGCTGAGCTGACGTTATGGCTGCTCGTGCTGTCGCCTCCAATTTGTATCGTTGCGTTTATCTTCGCACGGCGCGTGCGCCCGATGTATGTCGATCTGCGGGAGAAGCTCTCCCAGCTGAATACGACTACGCAGGAGAACATCGCCGGTAATCGAGTCGTCAAAGCGTTCGCGCGCGAGGACTTCGAAATCGAGAAGTTCACCGAAAAGAACGTCAATTATTCCAAAGCCAACAAAGCCGCAGCTCTTGTCTGGCTTGACTACTTCCCTTATTTAGAAATATTCTCTCAAGCGTTCCTCGTCATCCTCGTGCTGGTCGGCGGTCTGTTCGTCATGGATGAACGTATAACGTTTGGTGAATTTTCCGCTTTTTCCGCGCTTATCTGGGGGTTGTCTAACCCGATGCGAACCATTGGTATCGTCATCAACGATATTCAGCGTTTCTTTGCCAGCTTGAGTAAAATCATCGAGGTCTATTACGCGAGCCCTGACATTGTCAACGAACATAACGCGGTCGCGAAGAAGCGTTACCATGGCTATATCAAGTTTGAGAACGTGAGCTTCAAGTACGACAGTACGACGGTGCTCGAAAATATCAATTTCAGCGTGGACCCCGGCGAAACAATCGCGATCATGGGGGCAACGGGCTCAGGCAAAACAACGCTTATTAACCTCATTCCCCGCTTCTATGATGTGTCGCGAGGACGCGTACTCGTCGATGGCATCGACGTGCGCAAGCTGGAGCTCGACGAGCTTCGCAGCAATATCGGCGTGGCAACACAGGATGTACTGCTGTTCTCCGATACGATCGACGGCAATATTGCGTTTGGCGACCCCGACATGCCCGAGGAGGACGTGACGAAGTTCGCCAAGCTAGCTGCAGCACACGACTTTATCCGCAAAATGCCGGAGAGCTACAATACGATTGTCGGAGAACGCGGCGTCGGATTGTCTGGTGGACAGAAGCAGCGTATCGCATTGGCACGGGCCATCGCCGTGCAGCCGCCGATTCTGATTCTCGACGATACGACCTCGGCCGTCGACCTTGAGACCGAGGAGCATATCCAGAAGAGCTTGCGAGAGCTGGAATTCCCTTGCACGAAGATCATCATTGCACAGCGTGTATCCACAACAGCGAAGGCGGACCGCATTCTGATTATCGAAGGCGGACGCATCATTGAGGAAGGTACGCACGCGGAGCTTCTGGAGAAACGCGGCTACTATTACGATGTATTTATGCTGCAGAACGAGGGTATAGGAAGGGAGGCCATGATGAAGTATGGCAAGAAATAA
- the kynU gene encoding kynureninase, with protein sequence MSNIQQDPNPYSIEYARKLDEQDELAPFRNEFYLSPDSIYMDGNSLGLLSKRAEQTLLEVLNAWKIQGIDGWTQGAHPWFYLSEKLAAMSAPLVGADAEEVIVTGSTTVNLHQLVATFYKPQGIRTKILADELNFPSDIYALQSQLKLYGYDPDEHLVRVASRDGRFLHEDDIIAAMTDEIALIVLPAVLYRSGQVLDMKRLTAEAHARGILIGFDGCHSVGSIPHQFSEWEVDFAFWCNYKYLNSGPGGTASLYVNRKHHGTSPGLAGWFGSRKDKQFDMEHQFHQAETAGAFQIGTPNILSMAPLLGSLELFAEATLEKLRQKSLHITRYMMDLIEHELSTFNFTIGNPLEDERRSGHVSLEHQDAARICKALKELQHIVPDFRAPNIIRLAPVPLYTSYSDVWETVQRLKTIMADKQYEKFANTRDVVA encoded by the coding sequence ATGTCCAACATCCAACAAGACCCTAATCCATATTCCATCGAATATGCCCGGAAGCTCGACGAACAAGATGAGCTTGCTCCATTTCGCAATGAATTTTACTTAAGTCCGGACTCCATCTATATGGACGGCAATTCGCTCGGTCTACTCTCCAAGCGTGCCGAGCAGACGCTGCTCGAGGTTTTAAATGCTTGGAAGATTCAAGGTATCGACGGCTGGACGCAAGGTGCGCATCCGTGGTTCTACCTCTCCGAGAAGCTGGCAGCCATGAGTGCGCCGCTCGTGGGAGCTGACGCAGAAGAAGTGATTGTAACGGGTTCGACAACCGTGAATCTCCACCAATTGGTCGCTACCTTCTATAAGCCGCAAGGCATACGCACGAAGATTCTCGCGGATGAGCTGAATTTCCCTTCAGACATCTACGCGCTGCAAAGCCAGCTGAAGCTGTATGGCTACGATCCGGATGAGCATCTTGTTCGAGTAGCCAGCCGCGACGGACGCTTCCTCCATGAAGATGACATCATCGCTGCGATGACGGATGAGATTGCGCTGATTGTGCTGCCGGCGGTGCTTTACCGGAGCGGGCAAGTGCTTGATATGAAGCGCCTGACAGCTGAAGCGCACGCGCGCGGCATTCTGATTGGTTTTGACGGATGCCATTCGGTAGGATCGATCCCTCACCAATTTAGCGAATGGGAAGTGGATTTTGCCTTCTGGTGCAACTATAAATACCTTAACAGCGGACCGGGCGGCACAGCGAGTCTGTACGTCAACCGCAAGCACCACGGGACATCCCCGGGTCTTGCAGGCTGGTTCGGTTCGCGCAAAGATAAGCAGTTCGACATGGAACATCAATTCCACCAAGCGGAGACTGCGGGCGCATTCCAGATCGGGACGCCGAACATTCTAAGCATGGCGCCGCTCCTCGGTTCGCTCGAGCTGTTCGCGGAAGCGACGCTTGAGAAGCTGCGTCAGAAGTCGCTGCACATCACGCGTTATATGATGGATCTCATCGAGCATGAGCTCAGCACGTTCAACTTCACAATTGGCAATCCGCTAGAGGATGAACGCAGAAGCGGGCATGTGAGCCTCGAGCATCAAGACGCCGCGCGGATCTGCAAAGCGCTCAAGGAACTGCAGCATATCGTGCCGGATTTCCGCGCTCCGAACATCATTCGTCTCGCGCCGGTTCCGCTCTACACGAGCTACAGTGATGTATGGGAAACGGTGCAGCGGCTGAAAACCATCATGGCGGATAAGCAATACGAGAAATTCGCCAATACGCGCGATGTTGTCGCATAG
- the kynA gene encoding tryptophan 2,3-dioxygenase, whose amino-acid sequence MADTPAPQNPNNENLVSDFSKSMSYGDYLHLDQILSSQHRLSGHHDEMLFIIIHQASELWMKLILHELNAARSCVQQNNLEPAFKMLSRVSRIQQQLIQSWDVLSTLTPAEYMEFRHALGSSSGFQSYQNRLIEFVLGLKKPSVLAVYEHQQELHKQLTDAMNEPSIYDAAIGALAARGLPIDPEYLQRDWSQPYVENDSVREAWLTVYRDVEQYWDLYELAEKLVDIDSRQQQWRFNHMGTVERVIGFKRGTGGSSGVDYLKHIVSQRHFPELWSLRTVL is encoded by the coding sequence ATGGCCGACACGCCTGCACCGCAAAATCCGAACAACGAAAATCTCGTTTCTGACTTCTCGAAGTCGATGTCATACGGCGATTATCTGCACCTTGACCAAATTCTGTCCAGCCAGCACCGACTGTCTGGTCATCATGACGAAATGCTGTTCATCATCATCCACCAAGCCAGCGAGCTATGGATGAAGCTGATCCTGCATGAGTTGAACGCCGCACGCAGCTGTGTTCAGCAAAACAACTTGGAGCCGGCTTTCAAAATGCTCTCACGCGTCTCTAGAATCCAACAGCAGCTCATCCAATCGTGGGATGTTTTGTCCACGCTGACGCCTGCGGAGTACATGGAGTTTCGGCATGCGCTCGGCAGCTCCTCCGGCTTCCAATCCTATCAGAATCGCCTGATTGAATTCGTGCTGGGACTCAAGAAGCCAAGCGTGCTCGCCGTCTACGAGCATCAACAGGAGCTGCATAAGCAGCTAACCGATGCGATGAATGAGCCGAGCATCTATGATGCGGCAATTGGAGCGCTTGCGGCGCGCGGCCTTCCCATCGACCCCGAATACTTGCAGCGCGATTGGTCGCAGCCATACGTGGAGAACGACAGCGTCAGAGAAGCATGGCTGACGGTATACCGCGATGTCGAGCAATACTGGGATCTATATGAGCTAGCTGAGAAGCTCGTCGATATCGACAGCCGCCAGCAGCAGTGGCGCTTCAACCATATGGGAACGGTGGAGCGGGTCATCGGTTTCAAACGCGGCACTGGAGGTTCGTCCGGCGTTGATTATTTGAAGCATATCGTGAGCCAGCGGCATTTTCCGGAATTGTGGAGTCTTCGCACGGTACTATAG
- a CDS encoding ABC transporter ATP-binding protein: MARNKFDIDENLESPFNLKHFRRALVYIRRQQKPMIIAFVLSALSAGISLSAPLIMQHIVDVTIPAKEKQSLVWWSMLMLGTIVVSVILATIRSRMMTRVGQDIIFDIRMDLFKHLQKLPFQYYDDRPQGKILIRVVNYVNSVSDVLSNGIINLVLEILNLLFIAIFMFAVDVKLSLVILAGLPIFMGIILMIKTKQRRGWQSISNKSSNLNAYLQESISGIRVTQIFTREQHNEETFTRLSTNYRSAWMKTMYYNFLMPFSVDNLATLVTAAIYFVGLLAIGPKEATFGVILAMSSYAARFWQPILNISNLYNSFINAVSYLERIFETLDEPVTVNDVPGAKELPPIQGRVTFDDVTFAYDPGVNILEKLSFDIKAGESVALVGPTGAGKTTVVNLISRFYNITGGKILIDGHDLSEIQLRSLRSQMGIMLQDSFIFSGTIMDNIRYGKLDATEEEVIAAAKTVCADEFIREFEKGYMTEVNERGSKLSQGQKQLISFARTLLANPRILILDEATSSIDAQTERLLQKGLNELLKGRTSFIIAHRLSTVKNCDRIMYVSDKGIAESGSHDELLAKRGRYYKLHSAQKMEATV, translated from the coding sequence ATGGCAAGAAATAAATTCGATATCGACGAGAATCTGGAATCACCGTTTAATCTCAAGCATTTCCGCCGGGCACTCGTTTACATTAGACGTCAGCAGAAGCCCATGATTATCGCATTCGTGCTTAGCGCCTTGTCAGCTGGCATCTCGCTCTCCGCACCGCTCATTATGCAGCACATCGTAGACGTTACGATACCAGCGAAGGAGAAGCAGTCACTAGTCTGGTGGTCGATGCTCATGCTTGGCACGATCGTCGTCAGCGTTATTCTAGCTACCATCCGTTCAAGGATGATGACCCGTGTCGGGCAAGATATTATCTTCGATATTCGGATGGATCTGTTCAAGCATCTGCAGAAGCTTCCATTCCAATATTACGATGACCGCCCGCAAGGGAAGATCCTCATCCGCGTCGTCAACTACGTCAACTCGGTATCCGACGTACTGTCCAACGGGATTATCAACCTTGTCCTGGAGATCTTGAATCTGCTCTTCATCGCGATCTTCATGTTCGCCGTCGATGTGAAGCTGTCGCTCGTTATTTTGGCAGGATTGCCTATCTTCATGGGCATCATCCTGATGATTAAGACGAAGCAGCGCCGCGGGTGGCAGAGCATCTCTAACAAAAGCTCCAACCTTAACGCTTATCTGCAAGAGAGCATTAGCGGCATTCGCGTCACGCAGATCTTTACTCGCGAGCAGCATAACGAAGAGACCTTCACGCGTCTGTCCACGAATTATCGTTCCGCGTGGATGAAAACGATGTATTACAACTTCTTGATGCCGTTCTCGGTCGATAACTTAGCGACGCTCGTGACGGCAGCGATTTATTTTGTCGGGTTGCTGGCGATTGGACCGAAAGAAGCGACCTTCGGCGTCATTCTGGCGATGAGCAGCTATGCAGCGCGCTTCTGGCAGCCGATCCTGAACATTTCAAACTTGTATAACAGCTTCATCAACGCCGTCTCCTATCTGGAGCGGATCTTCGAGACACTCGACGAGCCGGTTACCGTCAATGATGTGCCTGGCGCAAAAGAGCTTCCGCCGATTCAAGGCCGAGTAACCTTCGACGACGTGACGTTCGCTTATGATCCGGGCGTTAACATTCTGGAGAAGCTGTCGTTCGATATTAAAGCAGGCGAGAGCGTTGCCCTTGTCGGCCCAACAGGAGCCGGTAAAACAACGGTCGTCAACCTGATCTCAAGGTTCTACAACATCACCGGCGGCAAAATCCTGATCGACGGCCATGATCTCTCCGAAATCCAGCTGAGATCGTTGCGCAGTCAGATGGGCATTATGCTGCAGGACAGCTTTATCTTCTCAGGAACGATTATGGACAATATCCGTTACGGCAAGCTCGATGCTACGGAGGAAGAAGTAATTGCTGCTGCGAAGACTGTGTGCGCTGACGAATTCATCCGCGAATTCGAGAAAGGCTACATGACCGAGGTGAACGAGCGCGGCTCGAAGCTGTCCCAAGGGCAGAAGCAGCTCATCTCATTCGCCCGAACGCTGCTCGCGAATCCGCGCATTCTCATTCTCGATGAGGCAACTTCGTCCATCGACGCTCAGACCGAGCGGCTGCTCCAGAAGGGGCTGAATGAGCTGCTTAAGGGGCGGACGTCGTTCATCATCGCTCACCGACTCTCGACGGTGAAGAACTGTGACCGGATCATGTACGTATCCGACAAAGGCATCGCCGAGAGCGGCTCGCATGACGAGCTCCTCGCAAAGCGCGGCAGATATTACAAGCTGCATTCGGCGCAGAAGATGGAAGCGACTGTGTAG
- a CDS encoding SLC13 family permease: MIEQIELFQGLSHVDQARLIGKLVTEHYEAGATVFEHGESGDYMYFIRSGRIELFTVAPDGRKHSLTVLGEASALGEMALLTGEPRSASAIAVSDAVLLRMNRDTFKELIDDYPSIATYFIRLLSQRLVRTNRDLEASKRDKQEHLIEELGTLPDSIRWCLLSASIVPAFHKQWAEREYGITSINEALADRPLWQAYVQTLENDSDWFAIHSSVRGALSEVYVSSYGVKAKKELLKRTAEQYLNGDKRYYYAAQLYVEQEDWGSALELMRGLDLEGTGYSQSESADEYRISRLLESCPNDILFREYELFIHYLKAGLEAEARESELARLEQALGQSSVCFTSTQTAQLYELGAELCHRLQHHQKAMEYLQLAAAATASPQQQEEERSFLLAKQNLDLLRLAGKAEKAGKWWSRSRFAGWIAIALALASIGFFQWMPPFGGLSHEGMVFIGVALAAVVLWIVNIVPDYIVALFMAMYWVLAKLVPPEVALSGYASPTWIYMLCILGLGAAISKSGILYRVSLYALKAFPKHYQGQLWGMMASGLLLNPLIPSSSAKVALGVPIAGTVSEAMGFAPRSKGAAGLGLAGMIFFGFTAPFFMTGSYTNVMAYSLVGEGADALTWLNWFVYALPALLVFLIGMWLWISLRYKPEKGAKPTVSEEVLEAQLRILGKLTKEEKVTAVVTLGCVALLMLQPVHHLDNAWVMLLGFAALVISGVLDAKTMMNRIDWTFLLFIGIAFSFAAVASQLGITEVTTAWVGSFMQPFMANPALFLVAVIVISSIVTLVVRDDPAVILLVISMLPLAKEVGIHPWVLIFVILLATDPFFFAYQSPTYLTAYYSTNGKLFSHRQAQLVAVGYIIVLITLAVACIPYWKWLGLIN, from the coding sequence ATGATAGAGCAAATAGAGTTATTTCAGGGGTTATCGCATGTCGATCAAGCGAGATTAATAGGGAAGCTTGTCACGGAGCACTATGAAGCAGGGGCAACGGTATTTGAGCATGGCGAAAGCGGAGACTATATGTACTTCATTCGAAGTGGTCGAATCGAGCTGTTCACGGTTGCCCCAGACGGCCGCAAGCATTCACTCACGGTGCTTGGGGAAGCGAGTGCCTTAGGCGAAATGGCTTTGCTGACAGGAGAGCCGCGTTCAGCGTCGGCAATTGCGGTAAGCGACGCCGTATTGCTGCGGATGAACAGAGACACGTTCAAGGAGCTGATCGACGACTATCCGTCCATCGCGACATATTTTATCCGGCTGCTTTCACAGAGACTTGTACGAACGAATCGCGATTTGGAAGCTTCCAAACGAGATAAGCAGGAACATTTGATTGAGGAGCTGGGCACACTCCCGGACTCAATTCGCTGGTGCCTGCTCTCTGCATCGATTGTTCCTGCATTTCATAAACAATGGGCGGAGCGGGAATATGGTATTACCTCTATTAATGAAGCGCTGGCAGACCGCCCACTCTGGCAAGCATACGTCCAGACCCTGGAGAACGATTCGGATTGGTTTGCCATTCATAGCTCCGTTAGAGGCGCATTATCGGAAGTATACGTCAGCAGCTACGGGGTTAAGGCGAAGAAAGAGCTGCTCAAGCGAACAGCTGAACAATATCTGAATGGTGATAAAAGGTACTACTACGCCGCGCAGCTCTACGTGGAGCAAGAAGATTGGGGGTCTGCTCTGGAGCTCATGCGCGGTTTGGACCTAGAAGGGACCGGCTACAGCCAGTCCGAGTCTGCGGATGAATATCGGATAAGCCGGCTGCTCGAATCGTGCCCGAATGACATCTTATTCCGTGAGTACGAGCTATTCATTCATTATCTGAAGGCCGGTTTGGAAGCAGAGGCAAGGGAGAGCGAGCTTGCTCGGCTTGAGCAAGCGCTCGGCCAAAGCTCGGTGTGCTTTACGAGTACGCAGACAGCCCAACTGTACGAGCTGGGAGCGGAGCTGTGCCACCGGCTTCAGCATCATCAGAAGGCAATGGAGTATCTGCAGCTCGCGGCGGCGGCGACAGCTTCGCCACAGCAGCAGGAAGAGGAGCGGAGCTTCCTTCTAGCCAAGCAAAATTTGGACCTGCTCCGATTGGCAGGCAAGGCGGAGAAGGCAGGCAAATGGTGGAGCCGAAGTCGGTTCGCCGGATGGATTGCCATTGCTCTTGCCTTAGCCAGCATCGGGTTCTTTCAATGGATGCCGCCTTTTGGAGGCTTATCGCATGAGGGGATGGTATTCATCGGCGTTGCGCTTGCCGCCGTTGTGCTCTGGATCGTCAATATCGTTCCGGATTACATTGTGGCATTATTCATGGCGATGTACTGGGTGCTGGCGAAGCTGGTCCCACCGGAGGTCGCCTTATCAGGCTATGCCTCTCCCACATGGATCTACATGCTGTGCATACTCGGGCTCGGTGCCGCTATCTCCAAGTCTGGCATCCTATACCGAGTATCACTTTATGCGTTAAAAGCATTTCCAAAGCATTACCAAGGCCAGCTCTGGGGGATGATGGCCAGCGGTTTGCTGCTTAATCCGCTTATTCCCTCTTCGTCTGCCAAGGTCGCGCTCGGCGTGCCGATTGCAGGAACGGTGTCGGAAGCGATGGGGTTTGCGCCGCGGAGCAAAGGCGCAGCCGGTCTCGGGCTTGCTGGCATGATCTTCTTCGGGTTTACAGCGCCGTTCTTCATGACCGGCTCTTATACGAATGTCATGGCCTATAGTCTTGTGGGCGAAGGCGCAGATGCACTGACATGGCTCAATTGGTTCGTTTACGCACTCCCTGCGCTGCTTGTCTTTCTAATTGGTATGTGGCTGTGGATTTCGCTGCGATACAAGCCGGAGAAAGGCGCGAAGCCTACTGTGTCCGAGGAAGTGCTTGAGGCGCAGCTTCGCATTCTCGGCAAGCTGACCAAGGAAGAGAAAGTGACGGCCGTCGTTACGCTTGGCTGTGTCGCGCTCCTTATGCTTCAGCCCGTTCATCATTTGGACAACGCATGGGTGATGCTGCTGGGCTTCGCGGCGCTCGTCATTAGCGGCGTACTCGATGCGAAGACGATGATGAATCGAATAGACTGGACGTTCTTGCTATTCATCGGAATCGCGTTCAGCTTTGCGGCGGTTGCATCCCAGCTCGGTATTACGGAAGTAACGACTGCTTGGGTAGGTTCGTTCATGCAGCCGTTTATGGCGAACCCTGCACTGTTCCTCGTTGCGGTTATCGTCATTTCGTCCATCGTTACGCTGGTCGTGCGGGATGATCCTGCCGTTATTTTGCTCGTCATCTCCATGCTGCCGCTAGCTAAGGAAGTCGGAATTCATCCATGGGTGCTCATTTTCGTTATTTTGCTAGCCACCGATCCGTTCTTCTTTGCATATCAATCACCGACGTATTTGACGGCGTACTACAGCACGAACGGGAAGCTGTTCAGTCATCGGCAGGCGCAGCTGGTTGCGGTAGGATACATCATTGTACTCATTACGCTTGCGGTTGCATGTATTCCGTATTGGAAGTGGCTCGGACTTATTAATTAG
- the kynB gene encoding arylformamidase: protein MTLIDISRPLMNGTPTWPGDTAFNYEVSWSKEQNGSVNVGKLTMSIHTGTHVDSPFHFDNDGRKITDLDLQLYIGSARMIDVSGRSSVGAEDLAAFDLDGVTRLLLRTSSWTNPDEFPAQITYLRADIAPFLQSKGIRLIGVDVPSVDPLDSKELAAHHGLHSHDIHILEGLALDHVAPGDYELIALPLPLVEADGSPVRAVLRPYTT from the coding sequence ATGACCTTGATCGATATTTCTCGTCCATTGATGAATGGGACGCCGACTTGGCCGGGGGATACAGCGTTCAATTATGAAGTGAGCTGGTCCAAGGAGCAAAACGGCTCGGTGAACGTAGGCAAGCTGACGATGAGCATTCATACGGGGACGCATGTGGATTCTCCGTTTCATTTTGACAATGATGGCCGCAAAATCACGGATCTCGACCTGCAGCTATACATCGGGTCGGCGCGGATGATTGATGTTTCTGGCCGCTCGAGTGTCGGTGCGGAGGATCTGGCCGCGTTCGATCTCGATGGCGTTACCCGTCTGCTGCTGCGCACGAGCTCGTGGACGAATCCGGATGAGTTTCCAGCACAAATCACGTATCTTAGGGCGGATATCGCGCCATTCCTACAGTCGAAAGGCATCCGCCTCATCGGCGTCGATGTCCCTTCGGTCGATCCGCTCGACAGCAAGGAGCTTGCGGCCCACCACGGCCTGCACTCGCATGACATTCACATCCTGGAAGGGCTTGCCCTCGATCACGTCGCCCCAGGAGATTACGAACTCATCGCGCTTCCGCTCCCGCTTGTAGAAGCGGACGGCAGTCCCGTGCGAGCCGTGCTTCGACCATACACAACCTAG
- a CDS encoding phosphotransferase — MNDVLTSLQRDRLTQQVASEYGFEEVRIVSFFEGYGSRFVALLHTNEGKYVLKANDHSAVHTKVAPVYEHLRASGFEGMIDLRSTAAGGLFIEFEVERNSDDTTCYLYPFIEGTSLSGSSELFVGVGHTLGRLHSIEAAPELPYWDLDSLIGDIVNDRLPNVPEPYRSNLLELPPGFSKLTMLPRSIIHGDVGESNGVYDAVSNRVILIDWDGCGIAPRIIDAAYPLFGLLDDQQQFQWEKAAAYATAYAESIKLTSEELELLHYAVLLLPCNHILHGDLHTKLARIQWFIDKREQVARLFDV, encoded by the coding sequence ATGAACGATGTCCTAACGAGCTTACAGCGAGATCGACTGACTCAGCAGGTAGCGAGCGAATACGGCTTTGAAGAGGTACGTATCGTGTCCTTCTTCGAAGGCTATGGCTCGCGATTCGTCGCTTTGCTTCACACGAACGAAGGCAAGTATGTGTTGAAAGCGAATGATCACTCGGCCGTGCATACCAAGGTGGCTCCCGTTTACGAGCATTTGCGCGCCAGCGGCTTTGAAGGCATGATTGATTTACGCAGCACCGCTGCCGGCGGACTGTTTATCGAATTCGAAGTCGAAAGGAATTCCGACGATACGACCTGCTATCTGTATCCGTTTATTGAAGGGACAAGTCTTAGCGGAAGCTCGGAGCTGTTTGTCGGAGTCGGCCATACGCTTGGTCGGCTTCATAGCATCGAAGCTGCACCGGAATTGCCGTATTGGGATTTGGATTCGCTGATCGGTGACATCGTCAATGACCGGCTGCCGAATGTCCCCGAGCCCTATCGGTCGAACCTGCTTGAACTTCCGCCGGGCTTCTCCAAGCTGACCATGCTGCCTCGATCAATCATCCATGGAGATGTAGGAGAGAGTAATGGCGTATATGATGCAGTCAGCAATCGCGTCATTCTAATCGATTGGGACGGCTGCGGCATCGCACCGCGAATAATTGATGCAGCTTATCCGCTGTTCGGGCTGCTGGACGATCAGCAGCAGTTTCAATGGGAGAAGGCGGCAGCCTACGCGACAGCGTATGCCGAGTCGATCAAGCTAACGAGCGAGGAGCTGGAGCTGCTGCACTACGCGGTGCTGCTGCTGCCATGCAATCATATTTTGCACGGTGATCTGCACACCAAGCTTGCCCGAATTCAGTGGTTTATCGACAAGCGGGAGCAGGTAGCCAGACTGTTCGACGTGTAA